Sequence from the bacterium genome:
GGTGCTAACCGAAGCCTAACAAGCATGGGCGAAGGAAAGCTGGCACACTATTCCAACTACTTCTTCGGCCGCGACAGCACGCAATGGCGCAGCCGTGTCGGTCACTACCAGAACATCATCGTCCCAGAAGTCTGGCCCGGCATTGACGTCGAATACCGCGCCGACCAACTCGGTGTCGAAGCCGTCTATCACGTCAAACCCGGGGCCGATCCAGCGCAGATTCAGATGGAGTACTTAGGATTGGATGCACCGCTGAGAATTGATGCACAAGGAAACTTGGTGCTAACAACATCGCTGGGCGAAATGAAAGAGCAAGCGCCGTTTGCGTTTCAACCGGTGTCGCGGATGCAACAGCGCGTGGAATCGCGGTATAGAATCGACGGCGAGAGTCGCGTTGAGTTTGAATTAGGTGCCTATGATGCAAAGAAGACTTTGGTTGTCGATCCTTTGGTCTATAGCTCCTACTTCGCGGGCGGAGGCTTCGAAGATTTGTGGGATTTCGCCGTCGACTACGACGAGAACAAAATCCTCTGCGGTTGGACTGCCAGCCAGAGCATCGACTTTCCGATAACTCCTGGCGCGTATGGATCCGACATTTTCCTGCCAAACGGCGGGTTTGTTTCCAAACTCTCGCCTGACGGCACCGAGCTTATCTTCTCGACGATGTTGCCGGGCGAAGCCTGGCGCGTGTGCACAGGTCTGGACGGGAGTATCTACGTATTCAGTTTCACGACGGGTGATTGGCCCTTAACAAGCGAACCATTTGATTCGGTTTACCAAGGCGGCCCTCACGACTTCGCGTTTGCCAGGCTGTCCCCTGATGGAACGGAATTGGTTTACGGATCCTATTTGGCTGGAGACGGCTGGGATGAAGTGGATGACTGTGAAGTTATGAGCGACGGTCGGATCGTCATCGTCGGGCAGTCCGGCTCCACAGACTTCCCGCTAACACCCGACGCTTTCTTTGATTACACAGGCGGGCGGCCTTATATTTCTGTTTTCGATCCTGCGATCAACCAGGTCTCTTACTCAACCGCGTTTGGACAGGATCCAGCTCATCCTTCGAACACGGGAATTCATGCTGTCTCAATCTCAGATGAAGATGATATTTGGGTTGCCGGTGCAGGAAACCTCTGCGATCTCCCAATATCTGATGATGCCATGTTTCCTGATAGCACTGGTTCGACATCCTTCTTCTTCGCGCGTCTAGATCTTGAACAAAACATCGTGCCATATTGCTCATACTTTGGTTCAGCTCAAGATGGCAACGTTGAGATTCAAGACATTCTTGCCGTTGGCCAAGATAGTTTGTATCTACTCGGATACCTCCAGACATGGACACCTGGATTCACATTGCCCCCGGGAGGCTATCAGGAAGTTCAGCAAAGGAGAACAATGGGCTATTTACTGAGGCTCTCGGCCCCAAGCAGTATTGACTTCGGTACATTTCTCGGAAATGCAAATGTGGGCAACTTCAATCAATTTGCATCTAGAGATGAGTCCGGCAGATTCTGGCTTCAGGGAAGCGGTGGCCTGGGGCTTCCGACAACGCCGGATGCGATTCAACACGAGCCAATGGGTGAACTTTACCATCAGTACATATCCTCCTACTCCGCAGACTTGTCGTCATTGTATTACGCAACCTACTTGGACGGAAGTATTCAAGAGTGGTACTCAGGGATACATGCTTCGGATTTGTCCAATATCTGGGTAGGCGGGAACACGGAGTCACATGATTATCCAACAACTCCAGACGCGCTATTTCCGACTATGCCATTTGGTAGGCACCAGGGATTCCTATCGCGCATCTCTTTGCTGCCGTTGTGCGACTCGCTGGTTGTCGATGAATTGATCGCTGACAGACAGAACAACGATATCCTACTCCGCTGGACTCCTGCCTACTTTCCGCACGGGTGTAATACTAATCCTGCGATAGTGTACGAAGTTTTCTTTTCGTTTGACGGTGCGCAATACTATTCACTCGGGTGCGTTGATACGGCCGCGTTCACAGACGCCGGTGCATTGACGCGAGCGGTACGTGGATATTACTATGTTGTTGCCCGTGTGAACTAGCTGCTAATTCTGACGAGTATGACTCGTATCTTGACCTATATCACCCGAACAAGTATTTCTTATCAAGGAGGGAGTCATGTCGCGTTTCATTCTCTTGACATGCATTCTGATTCTGTGCAACGCTCGCCAATCATTTGGTTTGACTGGCTGGTCTTCGGTTGATCCGGCTCTGCAACAACTTAGTTTGAATGACACAGAAGCGCCAATAGAGTTTGGCGCGACGATCCGAATTCGGTATTTGGGAGACTCGCTCGAATGGACTGCAAATGAACTTCAGCGACAGCTTGAATTCAAACTATTAGGCATCGGCATAATTGGATATACGGTCGTAGTCGAAAGTGTAACACTTGAGAAATGCAACATAACTCACGGACCCTTTGAATTCTGTCCGCCTGATGGCATACCCACAATCGTATTGGGGAGTTGGGATCATCTGGAATCCGCCTTTGCCTTATCCCAGCGAGTCGAGTTTACCATTCCTCCAGGCGCAGATGGTAATAGTGAAGAGTACTACATTTGGTCCACAACACCAGAGGAAGTACCGGGTTTTGACTATACCTTAGGCCCTGATGTTCGCATGGCCGTAAGCGCGGCGACCATCAGAGGGTTCAACTATGCAGCAACGTCAATTTGGCAAGGCTGCCTTGCGAGCGCAAGCGAGGGGCTTAGGTGGCAGAGAGCGTCAATTATTGATTACCCGACGTTTCCGTCGCGTCTTGTAGCCCATTTCCAAGCACTAGGAAGTAACCCGAACTACGGCTACGGTGGAAGAACCTGGCAACAAGATTTGGCGGATAGCCTGCTTCGGCTTCAACGTGACGTTCTCCTATACAGTAAAGCTAACGGTATCATCCACGCTGGTAAAGCGCGAGAATATGATGGTCTGAACAGCTCGTCAGCAAATGTCCTTGATGTCATGGAGCATCTTGGAACGGCGGGAAGGGATGATGGTCTCGGCTTTGACGGCGATAAGTGGGGCGATATGCGTTTCGATTGGTACGAGGGCTTCAGTTGGGAGTTACTGGAACATACCCCCCCGGCAAACAACAAGAATCTACTTTATAGACGAATTCCTGTGAAGTCGACCTGCGCTGTGATACCCGGCGGCAACGAGTCCGAAATTGTTGTGGTGCCCGCGAAGCCTGATTCCTTTTTTAGTCGGGCGAACCATGTGAACAACCACAATTTCCACTCTTACACACCGAGCAATCAAAACCCGTCAAAGTTTAGAGGTTGGAATATCGGCGCAACAACCGACGCTGCACTTGATGCACTCGAAATCAATAGAGTGTCAGATAGTCCGGCATGGGGCTGTCGAATTGCGAATATTGATATCGGAGCCTACGCTCAGTTGAATACGTTCCTGAACGTGATTGCTCTTGATCCAAATAGCGGGTCGCAAAACCCAAATATGTCTCCAGCGCGGCAGATGATTTTGTCATTCTCTCTACGATCTACGACAGCAAACTATGTTCGACCTGAAGTGTTCCTAAGGCTTGGTTACCATCTACAATTGGATGGCGCCATGAATCCAGCACCCAGTTCCCCCACCGAAGTAGAGGCTTTTGAATTGCTTCACTTAGATAGTGTTGGGCATCCAAACAGCTCGTGGACAAAACATGAGATTCTTTTCAACACTTTGGACGCGCGATGGGCGCAGCTGTATTTCAGATTTCACAACGAATCTAATTCATTTGCAGACATCGAAATAGATAGTGTCTACATAAGTGATGCCCCTTTCGTTGACATAGTTGGTGTCAATGACCCCAACTACTCCGCTCATGTGATGATTAAACGCGGAACTACGATCGTCAATGCAAATGCGGAAAGTTACTTGACGTTCGCGGAGCGCGTCCCAAATGGCGTGACTTGGGATGACTGGAGAATCCATGACGCAGAAGCAACTCTTCATAATACGGCGTGGGGTACGTATGCGCCACCGCAATCTACGGATATTGTGGAGATAGAGTACTTTGTAGGCGCGAAGACAGCGATATTACTTTCATACACTAACGGGATAATAGATTATTCTGAACCGTGGACTCAGCGGCGGGAAATTCGCACTGACAGTCCAAGCGAATTTACCGATTTAATGCACGATCAAATGCAGTGGTTCGAAACAAGTTTCGCAGCTGAGGGACTCGGCCCATACTTGTCTGGATTCCACTGCATTGAGAACGAGTTCAAACAGGCAGGATACATGCCCGCAGAAACGGACGGAGGGACAGGGCAAGAGAATTGGGGAAATTTCTTGCAAACAATGTATGATGCACTGCCAATCCCAGCAAGCTGGCCAGCTGAAGTTCAACGGCCCATTTATGTCTGGGGAGACATGTTCAACCCCTATCACAACGGAACTCGATTCTCTAGAAATGTGAATCCATATCTGCCAATTCTTGGTTACTCGAATTCAGCAGGTGAGGGTCAAATCGAGATTCCCGGAATCTCGGAAGGCCAGCCATTCAACTTCATTGAGTGGGAAATTCACCGAGGCATCAACCCCGATGAACATGTTGAGCAGAACGTTTCGTACTGGAGTGGACTGACAACAGCGAACGACAGCTTTCGCGCACTCCTCGGGTTTGGCGTTGATCAAGGTACACAAGGTCCATTTGACTTCACAAACGACGAGTCGCGACTTTATTACAAGGGGCTTGTTGACATGGCTGAAGCTAAGAACGAGGATGGGGCGAAGCATGCAGGCGGATTTCTCTTCTATTGGCCCGAGCGCGAACTGGCTTCCGGAAATTATGTGAATGCAAACCACAAGTACTACTATCCCGCATTTGAGTCCGGTTTTGACTCTGCTAAAGGTGAGTGGCTTGAATGGCTTTGGAATAGTAATCCGGTCCTACACCCGATAACACCGTTTTCTATCGCGTATGACGACGCGATTTCTTCCGCTAGTGCCGTATTTAAGGCGTACGAGATTCCTTATCACCCAGACTACATTGATATGTCAGTTGACAGCGTGGTCCTTCAAAGTCGAGTCAATGGCGCATCTTGGACCACTTCAATGGTTACAAATCAGTCTGACAGCCTTTATGATTTCGTGATGGGACTTCCTGACTCCGGTGGGAAAGTCGAGTATCGAATGTGGGCGTTTGAGAAGTTTGGTACATATGGATCTTATCCCGGTCGAGGCACCAAATGGATAGATCCAAACGCCGGTGAGCGCAACTATTTCACCTTCGAGCGTCGCAAGGACGATGCAATCGTCAAACCCGACACGTTCTGGCTGCCGGGGGTGATTACGAAGGAACACCAGGTTGCTCCGAATGGGAAGTTGGTGTTTCAACCGCTGCCGGGATATAAGCATGCAACGCTATACGTCGGCGACGATGCCAAGGTCACAACCACTTGGACAGGTACGGGAAACGCGCGTCCTGAGATCAAGTTCAACGGCACGGACACGAGCTATATTCATGTGAAGCCCTTGTGTGACACCTGTACGTGGAAGGGTATCTTTGACAGCGTCGGAGTCATGGTGAAGAATTTTGTGACTTTCCATGAAGGCACAGGCGAGGCGCTGGTGCTCAAGAACGCTACAGGAGACTCCAAAGCTCAGTTCAACGAGGCTGCATTTGAAGACACGGTACTCGTAAAAGGCCCCACAGAAATTACCGGCTCGGCGACCTTCAATAAGCTGATTGTCGAAAACGGCGCGACGTTGACGATACTGCCGGGCAGCGCACTGTCGTTCTTTGAAAGCGGCCAACTGATTGTCAAGAAGGGCGGCATGCTGAAGGCCTTCGGCAATGATTCCACGGAGATCGTGTTCAAAGCGGCGGTGGACAGCCTGCGGTGGGAAGGCATTCACTGTGAATCCGACAGCCAGATGGCAGCCTGTTCGTTGAAGTATGTTGATATATCTGGCGCGGTGGCAGGAGTTCTGTTGGATCGGTCACGTGGATACGCGGAGCATTGCGTCTTTCACGACAACCTCTACGGCGCACTGGTCAATAACGGCGCGTGGCTTGAAGCGGTAGCCTGTTCTGTCTCGACCAATGAGGTCGGCATCGCGGCGACGAACCTCTCGACGGTTGAACTGCTGGACGTCGTTACAAACT
This genomic interval carries:
- a CDS encoding right-handed parallel beta-helix repeat-containing protein, producing MSRFILLTCILILCNARQSFGLTGWSSVDPALQQLSLNDTEAPIEFGATIRIRYLGDSLEWTANELQRQLEFKLLGIGIIGYTVVVESVTLEKCNITHGPFEFCPPDGIPTIVLGSWDHLESAFALSQRVEFTIPPGADGNSEEYYIWSTTPEEVPGFDYTLGPDVRMAVSAATIRGFNYAATSIWQGCLASASEGLRWQRASIIDYPTFPSRLVAHFQALGSNPNYGYGGRTWQQDLADSLLRLQRDVLLYSKANGIIHAGKAREYDGLNSSSANVLDVMEHLGTAGRDDGLGFDGDKWGDMRFDWYEGFSWELLEHTPPANNKNLLYRRIPVKSTCAVIPGGNESEIVVVPAKPDSFFSRANHVNNHNFHSYTPSNQNPSKFRGWNIGATTDAALDALEINRVSDSPAWGCRIANIDIGAYAQLNTFLNVIALDPNSGSQNPNMSPARQMILSFSLRSTTANYVRPEVFLRLGYHLQLDGAMNPAPSSPTEVEAFELLHLDSVGHPNSSWTKHEILFNTLDARWAQLYFRFHNESNSFADIEIDSVYISDAPFVDIVGVNDPNYSAHVMIKRGTTIVNANAESYLTFAERVPNGVTWDDWRIHDAEATLHNTAWGTYAPPQSTDIVEIEYFVGAKTAILLSYTNGIIDYSEPWTQRREIRTDSPSEFTDLMHDQMQWFETSFAAEGLGPYLSGFHCIENEFKQAGYMPAETDGGTGQENWGNFLQTMYDALPIPASWPAEVQRPIYVWGDMFNPYHNGTRFSRNVNPYLPILGYSNSAGEGQIEIPGISEGQPFNFIEWEIHRGINPDEHVEQNVSYWSGLTTANDSFRALLGFGVDQGTQGPFDFTNDESRLYYKGLVDMAEAKNEDGAKHAGGFLFYWPERELASGNYVNANHKYYYPAFESGFDSAKGEWLEWLWNSNPVLHPITPFSIAYDDAISSASAVFKAYEIPYHPDYIDMSVDSVVLQSRVNGASWTTSMVTNQSDSLYDFVMGLPDSGGKVEYRMWAFEKFGTYGSYPGRGTKWIDPNAGERNYFTFERRKDDAIVKPDTFWLPGVITKEHQVAPNGKLVFQPLPGYKHATLYVGDDAKVTTTWTGTGNARPEIKFNGTDTSYIHVKPLCDTCTWKGIFDSVGVMVKNFVTFHEGTGEALVLKNATGDSKAQFNEAAFEDTVLVKGPTEITGSATFNKLIVENGATLTILPGSALSFFESGQLIVKKGGMLKAFGNDSTEIVFKAAVDSLRWEGIHCESDSQMAACSLKYVDISGAVAGVLLDRSRGYAEHCVFHDNLYGALVNNGAWLEAVACSVSTNEVGIAATNLSTVELLDVVTNYNAGPGLKGLSRSSFYLEDCFVNDNGGDGVAGGIGLYTGSNLFMECTEVAANTGSGITAYGGTIMLTSVKTVGDTLWQWQGNRIEHNATIPYEGQITLRDRTALALWNGNNCLWDTTGDGKLIHWEDQVGTDRWADVYWGSTDTASIKSKLPSNVTLVRIDSSRTLCPTFTADNSVHDSLVQIFLLPHNAELSGQYTRADSGYKAMIRNSQSSDYALSAVDRLLSVNLAQNKAFGPVRDTLTTLYNNVASLSLKRWIKEGQAWCWAELDDSTNAAKILDSLAQNTPTRFDRVAARAQKQMLSVRLLRVPSAEYKASDCIAYLDSAQKALEVMKVWTQTSITDSVVMYAPATVEGEITVAQPNGRLTILPHPGAEDPTIRFRGAGSILVQGWDLNYPPAKMYIQGEPENRVRLEWDSTTVWVNIESRRANIYMNNADLIGKGWVNWNVEIISGGRSPVFYADSCTFVGFEDGLWIHGLIDSCTVSNCRFESMGGNADNYSGQGSGMTVVYSDGVTIENCQFEDNDRLGIWGYECTDLSLNEVSVTGSGDYGFWAWNADATINCGTYSDNGDTLPEIWVEDGTVNLVSGNTLISDSSGVLIQTGHPSYTDIEDGQNMLQLLGQSGNYLKSLDTSSVWDITYNAWAPLDPADSGFFAKLYPSNPAKWTVDSSLAQFIECGGGSGSSTGPHDLIVVTEDGIDGTFSTEASTKSESVPPLDKSASLAKRTTSKASTLAQHHSELIQWREFRDLARTSGSKSSAIAMGKRFIDENPSSPLVPATVVQLVGLAKQDKGKHAVSAFLAQHALETKDKGLQALMQRKSCVALAFEGNVAAALRGLEDLIESSPTTRDSLCALADATGLYWASKSTHDLSPKYSFVRTESIREFKDRMRELARFLDSPTFSAEPESSPIPTSYALYQNYPNPFNPNTEIRFDLPEAIHAELKVFNILGQEVVTLVDDVRAAGAYRVLWDGKNAAGLTVASGVYIYQIKTPNFTDAKKMMLIR